One genomic segment of Lysobacter sp. 5GHs7-4 includes these proteins:
- a CDS encoding XVIPCD domain-containing protein codes for MDYNELTQEQYNELIKRLVKITESLHERSQDVGDARATIGYGYTFNRSNNVEIWDRSGIELTRDERALLQRIDEAPAADRTRLGLTFPRALDAAQADRLLEASIPEYEAPVNALNMPMSREKAAAVSVVYNRGVGSYNRNMEPFRDAVEAGDRAEAWFELRYNSWGSHAPSEGGLRKRRYMEGQLFGLYDDPANVGADEARDVYRSFQLHRDRIVRDEANWGESIDGRDAARNMIDAANRDYSNITADYGDVQTIREALTPAKNALLTDLRREHPDLADRLTNESFEAGAIYLDPGRNAATVAVDAEHAATLDARRTRNNAEISSNDLLIGEGGDDTLRGARGDDILIGGAGRDRLEGGQGRDTYVVGDGDTVLDSDRIGEVRWGGQQLTGGTRNEGDPENTYRSADGRYTYQLQGTDLRITDQAGATVTVKEFESGNLGITLGATTPGGGTRSTGDAPVTAPAEDGRVPAERTPAERTQGGPRADAGDNPLYRQSLEQVQALYDRHGKSASPEEMQRTAMVVAGDATRARMTGVDHLVFSRDPQTGGPDLNGNLIAVQGRLDDPGHRFSATAINDAARTPLADSQRRLDQAGQDVALAQQRDQSQLEQQALGPRRMG; via the coding sequence ATGGATTACAACGAGCTGACCCAAGAGCAATACAACGAACTGATCAAACGGCTGGTCAAGATCACCGAGTCGCTGCACGAGCGTTCGCAGGACGTCGGCGACGCCCGCGCCACGATCGGCTACGGCTACACCTTCAACCGTTCCAACAACGTCGAGATCTGGGACCGCTCCGGCATCGAGCTGACCCGCGACGAACGCGCGCTGCTGCAGCGCATCGACGAGGCGCCCGCCGCCGACCGCACCCGTCTGGGTCTGACCTTCCCGCGCGCGCTGGACGCGGCCCAGGCCGACCGGCTGCTGGAGGCGTCCATCCCCGAATACGAGGCGCCGGTCAATGCGCTGAACATGCCGATGTCGCGCGAAAAGGCGGCGGCGGTGTCGGTGGTCTACAACCGCGGCGTCGGCTCCTACAACCGCAACATGGAGCCGTTCCGCGACGCGGTCGAGGCCGGCGATCGCGCCGAGGCCTGGTTCGAACTGCGTTACAACTCCTGGGGCTCGCACGCGCCGTCCGAAGGCGGCCTGCGCAAGCGCCGCTACATGGAAGGCCAGCTGTTCGGCCTGTACGACGATCCGGCCAACGTCGGCGCCGACGAGGCGCGCGACGTCTACCGCAGCTTCCAGCTGCACCGCGACCGCATCGTCCGCGACGAAGCCAACTGGGGCGAGTCCATCGACGGCCGCGACGCCGCCCGCAACATGATCGACGCGGCCAACCGCGACTACAGCAACATCACCGCCGACTACGGCGACGTGCAGACCATCCGCGAAGCGCTGACGCCGGCCAAGAACGCCTTGCTCACCGACCTGCGCCGCGAGCATCCCGACCTCGCCGACCGCCTCACCAACGAATCTTTCGAGGCCGGCGCGATCTATCTGGATCCGGGCCGCAACGCCGCCACCGTCGCCGTCGACGCCGAGCACGCCGCCACCCTGGATGCGCGCCGCACCCGCAACAACGCCGAGATCTCCAGCAACGACCTGCTGATCGGCGAGGGCGGCGACGACACCCTGCGCGGCGCGCGCGGCGACGACATCCTGATCGGCGGCGCCGGCCGCGACCGTCTCGAGGGCGGCCAGGGCCGCGACACCTACGTGGTCGGCGATGGCGACACCGTGCTCGACAGCGACCGCATCGGCGAAGTGCGCTGGGGCGGGCAGCAGCTCACCGGCGGCACGCGCAACGAGGGCGACCCCGAAAACACCTACCGTAGCGCCGACGGCCGCTACACCTACCAGCTGCAAGGCACCGACCTGCGCATCACCGACCAGGCCGGCGCCACGGTCACGGTCAAGGAGTTCGAAAGCGGCAACCTGGGCATCACCCTGGGCGCCACCACCCCCGGCGGCGGCACGCGCAGCACCGGCGATGCGCCGGTGACCGCGCCGGCCGAAGACGGGCGCGTGCCGGCCGAACGCACGCCGGCGGAGCGCACGCAGGGCGGCCCGCGCGCCGATGCCGGCGACAACCCCCTGTACCGGCAGTCGCTGGAGCAGGTGCAGGCGCTGTACGACCGCCACGGCAAGAGCGCCAGCCCCGAGGAAATGCAGCGCACGGCGATGGTCGTGGCCGGCGACGCCACGCGTGCGCGCATGACCGGCGTCGACCACCTGGTCTTCAGCCGCGATCCGCAGACCGGCGGCCCCGACCTCAACGGCAACCTGATCGCGGTGCAGGGCCGCCTGGACGATCCCGGCCACCGCTTCAGCGCCACCGCCATCAACGATGCCGCCCGCACCCCGCTGGCCGACTCGCAGCGGCGGCTGGACCAGGCCGGGCAGGACGTGGCCCTGGCCCAGCAGCGCGATCAGTCGCAGTTGGAGCAGCAGGCCCTGGGGCCGCGTCGCATGGGCTAG